The following DNA comes from Populus trichocarpa isolate Nisqually-1 chromosome 19, P.trichocarpa_v4.1, whole genome shotgun sequence.
TGGAAAATTTTACAGTAATTAGAGTAATTAATGATATTGTATtagtattttcttctttttatgttagtttatttttttaaaataaaaaataaaaaataactaataaaatattttttttaaatactaataaaatGGAATATAGTTCAAACCCATCTCTTCATTCCTTCCAAAGCAAACACTTTCTACACAGTACCGCAGTGGTACATGAATCAGAAACCATGAAAATAATCCATGTtcttaaacattaaaatattcaaacaacAGCACTGCTCCGAATTCGATCCTAATTTATACATTCACACATGTATATTCACTCTTCTcttcaaatgaaaataaatataagattgagataCAGATGATCAGAACAATCAGGAAACCTGCCTTCTGTCACGATGGAGAATGAAGGAGCTAAACTGTGATGCCTTGGGTCCAAGATTAATTAGCTACAAGGAACTATGGTGTCCATCTTCTTCTCCCATGAAGAGTGTGCTTTCCATTGAACCAAATTCGCCTAACAGCAAACACAGGTGATATAATATCCCATTAGGAATTAATAATGCAGACCAACAAtttattgcaaagaaaaaaaatcataatgcaTTCATACAAGAAATAAGCCCAAAACTTAAGCATAATAGAGATTCAACAAACTCTTTAGAATTCCTTCGTTATTTGCagagtttgattgtttttttttttttgtgttttaaaaatgttttctttttaaattaaattttttttgctttagattaatatttttttttagtgtttttagatcgttttgatatattgatgtcaaaaataaatataaaaaataaaaaaaattattttgatatatttctaagtaaaaaatactttaaaaaacaaccgttatcACAATATAAAATAGGATACTAATCTCACTAGTTCTAAAGGTGAGATTAATTAGTATTTGTGTGTACACACGTGCGAGTGAGATTAACGCGTGTTATACGCGGGTGCACGGGTCTATCTAATTTGCATATAGGGAAATTACCTGGAAGATAGTATTGTTGTTGATTAAATCCATTGATGGAATAGTGATGTGGCAACGGCGGTGGtgatggaagaagaagagaactaGCATCTCTTTCGCGCTTTGATTTATCTAGACTTTGCACATAATCCCAATGAAAATTATGCTGGATTGAGTCAGCAATCAAATTCTCATTATCATGGCCATAACTTACCATGTTATTGTTAGctaatcctcctcctccaataCCGTTCGCCCTATTATTTATCCCGTAAACCATCACCGGAGACTGTTTGTTATACACTACGCCCCCCTGCTGCTGtccattttggttttggtttagcGACGGATGTTGAGTTTTGTACAAGTCAAGCTCTTCCTTTAATCTCTTGAACTTCCCATAACAGCCTGAAACCGGATCATTTTGCCTACAAAGAGCCTCCCAAACCAATGAATCCGCCGTCTCTTTTCGCCTCTCTTCACTGACATCTTTCACTAATTTAACAACATTGCTAACACCAAAAACTTTATGAACAGCTTGAAATTCTTGGGTTTTCTCTGCTGGAAAATACGGTGCCAATGCACAATCCTCCGTGCACCTCTTCCGTTGATGCTTGCACGATGCGCATGCCGGATGAACCAGCGTACGATTGT
Coding sequences within:
- the LOC18108494 gene encoding LOB domain-containing protein 2; the protein is MQRENNSDNNNNRTLVHPACASCKHQRKRCTEDCALAPYFPAEKTQEFQAVHKVFGVSNVVKLVKDVSEERRKETADSLVWEALCRQNDPVSGCYGKFKRLKEELDLYKTQHPSLNQNQNGQQQGGVVYNKQSPVMVYGINNRANGIGGGGLANNNMVSYGHDNENLIADSIQHNFHWDYVQSLDKSKRERDASSLLLPSPPPLPHHYSINGFNQQQYYLPGEFGSMESTLFMGEEDGHHSSL